In a genomic window of Colias croceus chromosome 20, ilColCroc2.1:
- the LOC123701083 gene encoding C2 domain-containing protein 5 isoform X1, whose product MPGKIKVKVLAGRNLPVMDRASDTTDAFVEVKFGGVTHKTDVCRKSLNPQWNSTEWYRFEVDESELQDEPLQLRLMDHDTYSANDAIGKVVISLAPLLAREANNTNGITGPPGGAVMSGWIPVFDTMHGIRGELNVIVKVELFSDFNKYKTSSCGVQFFHCPMIPPGYRVSAIHGFVEELIVNDDPEYQWIDKIRTPRASNEARQVAFIKLSNQVQRLVGLKAAELGANAVVGYQQDFDLEGEAGVVARAIGTAVSITPLPLPSQPMSVQLTQQQLKKYLDILATEDDSVDDLKEYYQHHQDELQMIVNILNPRTPSMLDEPENNDDDDRTFEMIRPNPQSYYGSQSIYQDLATQRGLKHISEDQSELNKLLNRQDSDSDSSGPIGKIKKMKTNLFSKRFRRRKSSKQDDQISIKSNTSDTSRISEIKNELKKLKRLNVKKYDEDDEGINMASILARSVMHAQTSLARISESQDSEHSPGSTIRRISESEPVAKTGPGENKDKETGDQSENKIPEIHCASLENLANVGNPQPERKISDSCPTSPVVVRTDNLLKLPGDVSYYGSVSSALSAESSDMYSTSDEEEDSYGMKSDTISSVVKSVLRHDVDSEFIAQMERKLTGLNTSSFEKEDSNVSSNVEAQENSQKESHDVDDHSAIDDKCVSTKSQNHHHFFKIPNPFAHRKLSSSFSAPSSPVDKKGFVYRSSRRIKRQLSKISKSNMIKSLSHYSLLPRKKHLDPKPPMSQPGSGSDVTSRAPSDTVLGTHFLSYTDLLNLDKDALNCNRLCKSDEFGTSKVSMYIGSEPVSRASLSGPSSIYSKDEHFREQKSFKKEKPAIKPAGLVHTAMETILIDKVQSLLIPTSPDFQTAEKKFFDDVHERLETVEAENKAKDAAHAKDKKEKKLIRQDSVHSTAESVGSLKMSKESASNVTARKLTRAPVLQNFHPILSGAHLETIPSLPESGVDRSESLDVEGVESDTNSASVCGNSHAACDVGRDKCEREKGDREKERDKDRGSPRHARHESYGGREPAPPAHPAPPAHPHSASLHSTSTPMGIHRRSSDSDLSITPKGSSLNASLGNTGSGGGAILRPSMNSNNLDMLEYPFLTMTEYPPGFIVHIGGTVCARSVKLVDGGESGSRAAWWAELRTELRAHARALRCSAVLAYCERAAIREDVCVLSASGTAAVINLDCDFNTDEPYVSLVNGSKNTIEESENEGCSIAHVPYSPGSGPYRAELATCGECRRARVPTVLLATCSKPNRLTSHGKAVTLTAVAGRIRRAPPAAEPGARDISDQLPFLEYELHKLLLAKLRMQGANAIFSLQTQIAIGERCVMALATGTAVRLAALPPPAPPRIKATENDKDALEIQKALWDAFTANKAANGYDIGAICEPTRPNDVESEEPPALDLCADKDACLLELDEAEDVETAKLLASRRNNMQVYTNSLKPSTSPYAQPYAFMQVWRTRLGSVGSSAERLVSSALSGAAYKLRRLQPAALAPPAFQLDLPEDEIQLVVSGTALPLHDPSKSEHTNGTDKEVQHEDDIFALDEEQLVKSQETADERTAGPSGRVSLSTLPALSGSVCARRVCALRLLFVRETTGVRELGGLSGFLHTFTCEVLAIVRAYTAALGGNALTSFYVTHLMLQDNAHKNQGQCLLSVGGDVVHITY is encoded by the exons atgCCGGGAAAAATAAAGGTGAAGGTTTTAGCGGGTCGGAACCTGCCTGTGATGGACAGAGCGAGTGACACCACGGATGCTTTTGTTGAGGTAAAATTCGGAGGAGTCACCCACAAAACCGATGTTTGCAGAAAATCATTGAACCCTCAATGGAACAGCACGGAGTGGTACAGGTTTGAG GTAGACGAATCAGAACTCCAAGATGAACCACTACAGTTACGACTTATGGACCACGATACATACTCCGCCAATGACGCGATTGGTAAAGTGGTGATCAGTTTAGCGCCTCTGCTGGCGAGGGAGGCGAATAATACCAATGGTATCACGGGACCTCCGGGAG GTGCAGTAATGTCAGGCTGGATACCGGTCTTCGACACGATGCACGGCATCCGCGGAGAGCTTAACGTGATCGTTAAAGTGGAGCTGTTCTCTGACTTCAATAAGTACAAGACGTCTAGTTGTGGCGTGCAGTTCTTTCATT GTCCAATGATACCACCAGGATACAGAGTGTCTGCTATCCACGGGTTCGTAGAGGAGTTAATAGTTAACGACGACCCTGAGTATCAGTGGATAGATAAGATCAGAACACCCAGGGCATCTAATGAGGCGAGACAGGTCGCTTTCATCAAACTGAGCAATCAG gTACAACGTCTAGTGGGTCTCAAAGCGGCAGAGTTAGGTGCTAACGCAGTGGTCGGGTATCAGCAAGATTTTGACTTGGAGGGGGAAGCGGGTGTGGTGGCTAGAGCCATTG GAACGGCTGTCAGCATCACACCTTTACCCTTACCAAGTCAACCAATGTCGGTACAACTAACACAACA ACAGTTGAAAAAGTACTTGGACATTTTAGCGACCGAAGACGATAGTGTCGATGACCTCAAGGAATATTACCAACATCATCAAGACGAATTGCAAATGATTGTTAACATATTGAACCCTAGAACACCTTCCATGTTAGATGAACCAGAAAATAATGACGATGATGATAGAACGTTCGAAATGATTAGACCTAACCCACAGAGTTATTACGGAAGCCAATCCATCTATCAAGACTTGGCGACCCAAAGGGGTCTGAAACACATATCCGAAGATCAATCAGAACTAAACAAACTATTGAATCGACAAGATTCCGACTCAGATTCATCAGGTCCaattggaaaaataaaaaagatgaaAACTAATCTGTTTTCTAAACGCTTTCGCCGTCGCAAATCGTCGAAACAAGATGATCaaatatcgataaaatcgAATACGTCGGATACGTCACGTATATCGGAGATAAAGAATGAGCTGAAGAAGCTAAAGCGATTGAATGTCAAGAAATATGATGAAGACGATGAAGGTATCAACATGGCGTCGATACTCGCTCGATCAGTGATGCACGCGCAGACTAGTCTCGCGAGAATTTCTGAATCGCAAGATTCTGAACATTCTCCAGGATCGACTATACGGCGTATAAGCGAATCTGAGCCCGTTGCTAAAACAGGTCCAGgtgaaaataaagataaagaaaCTGGTGATCAGAGTGAAAACAAAATTCCAGAAATTCATTGCGCCTCATTGGAAAATTTGGCTAATGTAGGCAATCCTCAACCCGAGAGGAAGATATCCGACTCATGCCCCACTTCACCTGTCGTTGTGCGAACTGATAATCTCCTAAAATTACCAGGAGACGTGAGCTATTATGGTTCAGTTTCGTCTGCATTATCAGCTGAGAGTTCAGATATGTATTCTACTTCAGATGAAGAAGAAGACAGCTATGGCATGAAATCTGACACGATAAGTTCTGTTGTAAAGTCTGTCTTGAGACATGACGTGGATTCCGAGTTCATAGCACAAATGGAACGGAAGCTAACAGGTCTAAATACATCTTCTTTTGAAAAAGAGGATAGCAACGTATCTTCTAACGTAGAAGCACAGGAAAATAGTCAGAAAGAGAGCCATGATGTTGATGATCACAGCGCCATAGATGACAAGTGTGTATCAACAAAGTCTCAAAATCATCATCACTTTTTTAAAATCCCAAATCCCTTCGCCCATAGGAAGCTTTCTAGTAGCTTTAGTGCACCTTCATCGCCAGTCGATAAGAAAGGCTTCGTGTATCGCTCCTCAAGGCGGATAAAGCGACAGCTTTCGAAAATTTCGAAAAGCAACATGATAAAAAGCTTATCACATTATTCCCTGTTGCCGAGGAAGAAACATCTAGATCCGAAACCTCCAATGAGTCAACCTGGATCTGGTTCCGATGTTACTTCCCGAGCACCTAGCGATACCGTGTTGGGAACACATTTCCTTTCCTACACCGACCTGCTTAATCTCGATAAAGATGCGTTAAATTGTAATCGGCTTTGTAAAAGTGACGAATTCGGGACATCCAAGGTATCCATGTACATAGGTTCCGAACCCGTTTCCAGGGCGTCATTGAGTGGTCCTTCGAGCATTTACAGCAAAGATGAACATTTCCGCGAACAGAAATCGTTTAAGAAAGAGAAGCCAGCGATAAAACCCGCGGGGTTAGTTCACACGGCGATGGAGACAATTTTGATCGACAAAGTTCAATCTCTGCTCATACCGACTAGTCCAGACTTCCAGACGGCCGAGAAAAAGTTCTTCGACGACGTGCACGAAAGATTGGAAACGGTCGAAGCAGAAAACAAAGCGAAGGATGCGGCTCACGCAAAAGACAAAAAGGAGAAGAAGTTAATTCGACAAGACAGCGTCCACTCGACCGCGGAATCGGTCGGCTCGCTCAAAATGTCCAAGGAAAGCGCCTCTAACGTCACCGCACGCAAGTTAACCCGCGCGCCGGTCTTGCAGAACTTCCACCCCATCCTTAGCGGCGCGCACTTAGAGACGATCCCGTCCCTGCCCGAGAGCGGCGTAGATAGATCCGAGAGTCTAGACGTAGAGGGCGTAGAGTCGGACACTAACAGTGCTAGCGTGTGTGGTAACTCGCATGCGGCGTGCGATGTTGGCAGGGATAAGTGTGAGAGGGAGAAGGGCGACAGGGAGAAGGAGCGGGACAAGGACAGAGGGTCTCCGCGTCACGCACGTCACGAGTCGTACGGCGGCCGCGAGCCCGCCCCGCCCGCGCACCCCGCCCCGCCCGCACACCCGCACAGCGCCTCGCTGCACTCCACCTCCACGCCGATGGGCATACACCGCCGCTCGTCTGACTCCGACCTTAGTATCACGCCTAAAG GTAGTTCACTGAACGCGTCTCTCGGTAACACAGGCAGTGGTGGGGGAGCGATACTGCGTCCGTCTATGAACAGTAATAATTTGGATATGTTAGAATATCCATTCCTTACAATGACTGAATATCCGCCTGgctttattgtacatattg GTGGCACAGTATGCGCGCGTTCAGTGAAGCTAGTGGACGGCGGCGAGAGCGGGTCGCGCGCGGCGTGGTGGGCGGAGCTGCGCACCGAGCTGCGGGCGCACGCGCGCGCGCTGCGCTGCTCCGCCGTGCTCGCCTACTGCGAGCGGGCGGCCATACG GGAGGACGTGTGCGTACTGTCAGCCTCCGGAACAGCGGCAGTAATCAATTTAGACTGCGATTTCAACACAGACGAGCCTTATGTGTCAT TAGTGAACGGATCGAAAAACACGATAGAAGAGAGTGAGAACGAGGGCTGCAGTATCGCGCACGTGCCGTACTCGCCGGGCTCCGGCCCGTACAGAGCTGAGCTGGCCACGTGCGGGGAGTGTCG GCGCGCTCGAGTACCAACAGTACTATTGGCAACTTGCTCGAAACCAAACCGACTGACTTCGCACGGGAAGGCTGTTACGCTTACTGCTGTtg CTGGCAGAATACGTAGAGCCCCTCCAGCAGCTGAACCAGGCGCTAGAGACATCTCCGACCAGCTTCCCTTTTTGGAGTATGAGCTGCATAAATTATTACTCGCTAAGTTGAGGATGCag GGTGCAAATGCGATATTCTCGTTACAAACCCAAATAGCGATCGGCGAACGCTGTGTAATGGCATTAGCTACGGGCACAGCTGTGCGATTGGCCGCTTTACCGCCACCAGCACCGCCTAGGATCAAG GCAACAGAAAATGACAAGGATGCTTTGGAGATACAAAAGGCCCTGTGGGACGCGTTCACAGCAAATAAGGCAGCTAATGGTTATGATATAG GTGCAATATGCGAGCCGACACGCCCAAACGACGTAGAGAGTGAAGAACCGCCCGCACTCGACCTGTGCGCTGATAAGGACGCTTGCTTACTAGAACTGGATGAGGCTGAAGAT GTAGAAACAGCGAAACTATTAGCGAGTCGGAGAAACAACATGCAAGTGTATACAAACTCTCTCAAACCGTCAACATCGCCATACGCGCAACCCTATGCGTTTATGCag GTATGGCGCACACGTCTAGGGTCAGTGGGTTCGAGTGCAGAGCGTCTAGTGTCGTCCGCGTTAAGTGGAGCGGCCTACAAGTTGAGGAGATTGCAACCAGCTGCTTTGGCCCCGCCTGCTTTTCAATTGGATTTGCCTGAG GACGAAATACAGCTAGTAGTATCAGGCACAGCCCTACCCCTCCATGATCCGTCAAAATCTGAACACACGAACGGTACAGACAAGGAAGTACAGCATGAGGACGATATCTTCGCGTTGGATGAGGAACAGCTCGTGAAGAGCCAGGAGACGGCTGATGAGAGAACTGCTGGACCG AGCGGTCGCGTATCGCTGAGCACGCTGCCGGCGCTGAGCGGCAGCGTGTGCGCGCGGCGCGTGTGCGCACTGCGGCTGCTGTTCGTGCGCGAGACCACCGGCGTGCGCGAGCTCGGCGGGCTGAGCGGCTTCCTGCACACCTTCACTTGCGAG GTGTTGGCAATAGTTCGCGCATATACAGCTGCGTTGGGCGGGAACGCGCTCACTTCCTTCTACGTCACACACCTCATGTTGCAGGATAATGCGCACAAAAATCAG GGTCAATGTCTTCTCTCCGTTGGCGGCGATGTTGTTCATATAACTTACTGA
- the LOC123701083 gene encoding C2 domain-containing protein 5 isoform X2 — MPGKIKVKVLAGRNLPVMDRASDTTDAFVEVKFGGVTHKTDVCRKSLNPQWNSTEWYRFEVDESELQDEPLQLRLMDHDTYSANDAIGKVVISLAPLLAREANNTNGITGPPGGAVMSGWIPVFDTMHGIRGELNVIVKVELFSDFNKYKTSSCGVQFFHCPMIPPGYRVSAIHGFVEELIVNDDPEYQWIDKIRTPRASNEARQVAFIKLSNQVQRLVGLKAAELGANAVVGYQQDFDLEGEAGVVARAIGTAVSITPLPLPSQPMSVQLTQQQLKKYLDILATEDDSVDDLKEYYQHHQDELQMIVNILNPRTPSMLDEPENNDDDDRTFEMIRPNPQSYYGSQSIYQDLATQRGLKHISEDQSELNKLLNRQDSDSDSSGPIGKIKKMKTNLFSKRFRRRKSSKQDDQISIKSNTSDTSRISEIKNELKKLKRLNVKKYDEDDEGINMASILARSVMHAQTSLARISESQDSEHSPGSTIRRISESEPVAKTGPGENKDKETGDQSENKIPEIHCASLENLANVGNPQPERKISDSCPTSPVVVRTDNLLKLPGDVSYYGSVSSALSAESSDMYSTSDEEEDSYGMKSDTISSVVKSVLRHDVDSEFIAQMERKLTGLNTSSFEKEDSNVSSNVEAQENSQKESHDVDDHSAIDDKCVSTKSQNHHHFFKIPNPFAHRKLSSSFSAPSSPVDKKGFVYRSSRRIKRQLSKISKSNMIKSLSHYSLLPRKKHLDPKPPMSQPGSGSDVTSRAPSDTVLGTHFLSYTDLLNLDKDALNCNRLCKSDEFGTSKVSMYIGSEPVSRASLSGPSSIYSKDEHFREQKSFKKEKPAIKPAGLVHTAMETILIDKVQSLLIPTSPDFQTAEKKFFDDVHERLETVEAENKAKDAAHAKDKKEKKLIRQDSVHSTAESVGSLKMSKESASNVTARKLTRAPVLQNFHPILSGAHLETIPSLPESGVDRSESLDVEGVESDTNSASVCGNSHAACDVGRDKCEREKGDREKERDKDRGSPRHARHESYGGREPAPPAHPAPPAHPHSASLHSTSTPMGIHRRSSDSDLSITPKGSSLNASLGNTGSGGGAILRPSMNSNNLDMLEYPFLTMTEYPPGFIVHIGGTVCARSVKLVDGGESGSRAAWWAELRTELRAHARALRCSAVLAYCERAAIREDVCVLSASGTAAVINLDCDFNTDEPYVSLNGSKNTIEESENEGCSIAHVPYSPGSGPYRAELATCGECRRARVPTVLLATCSKPNRLTSHGKAVTLTAVAGRIRRAPPAAEPGARDISDQLPFLEYELHKLLLAKLRMQGANAIFSLQTQIAIGERCVMALATGTAVRLAALPPPAPPRIKATENDKDALEIQKALWDAFTANKAANGYDIGAICEPTRPNDVESEEPPALDLCADKDACLLELDEAEDVETAKLLASRRNNMQVYTNSLKPSTSPYAQPYAFMQVWRTRLGSVGSSAERLVSSALSGAAYKLRRLQPAALAPPAFQLDLPEDEIQLVVSGTALPLHDPSKSEHTNGTDKEVQHEDDIFALDEEQLVKSQETADERTAGPSGRVSLSTLPALSGSVCARRVCALRLLFVRETTGVRELGGLSGFLHTFTCEVLAIVRAYTAALGGNALTSFYVTHLMLQDNAHKNQGQCLLSVGGDVVHITY; from the exons atgCCGGGAAAAATAAAGGTGAAGGTTTTAGCGGGTCGGAACCTGCCTGTGATGGACAGAGCGAGTGACACCACGGATGCTTTTGTTGAGGTAAAATTCGGAGGAGTCACCCACAAAACCGATGTTTGCAGAAAATCATTGAACCCTCAATGGAACAGCACGGAGTGGTACAGGTTTGAG GTAGACGAATCAGAACTCCAAGATGAACCACTACAGTTACGACTTATGGACCACGATACATACTCCGCCAATGACGCGATTGGTAAAGTGGTGATCAGTTTAGCGCCTCTGCTGGCGAGGGAGGCGAATAATACCAATGGTATCACGGGACCTCCGGGAG GTGCAGTAATGTCAGGCTGGATACCGGTCTTCGACACGATGCACGGCATCCGCGGAGAGCTTAACGTGATCGTTAAAGTGGAGCTGTTCTCTGACTTCAATAAGTACAAGACGTCTAGTTGTGGCGTGCAGTTCTTTCATT GTCCAATGATACCACCAGGATACAGAGTGTCTGCTATCCACGGGTTCGTAGAGGAGTTAATAGTTAACGACGACCCTGAGTATCAGTGGATAGATAAGATCAGAACACCCAGGGCATCTAATGAGGCGAGACAGGTCGCTTTCATCAAACTGAGCAATCAG gTACAACGTCTAGTGGGTCTCAAAGCGGCAGAGTTAGGTGCTAACGCAGTGGTCGGGTATCAGCAAGATTTTGACTTGGAGGGGGAAGCGGGTGTGGTGGCTAGAGCCATTG GAACGGCTGTCAGCATCACACCTTTACCCTTACCAAGTCAACCAATGTCGGTACAACTAACACAACA ACAGTTGAAAAAGTACTTGGACATTTTAGCGACCGAAGACGATAGTGTCGATGACCTCAAGGAATATTACCAACATCATCAAGACGAATTGCAAATGATTGTTAACATATTGAACCCTAGAACACCTTCCATGTTAGATGAACCAGAAAATAATGACGATGATGATAGAACGTTCGAAATGATTAGACCTAACCCACAGAGTTATTACGGAAGCCAATCCATCTATCAAGACTTGGCGACCCAAAGGGGTCTGAAACACATATCCGAAGATCAATCAGAACTAAACAAACTATTGAATCGACAAGATTCCGACTCAGATTCATCAGGTCCaattggaaaaataaaaaagatgaaAACTAATCTGTTTTCTAAACGCTTTCGCCGTCGCAAATCGTCGAAACAAGATGATCaaatatcgataaaatcgAATACGTCGGATACGTCACGTATATCGGAGATAAAGAATGAGCTGAAGAAGCTAAAGCGATTGAATGTCAAGAAATATGATGAAGACGATGAAGGTATCAACATGGCGTCGATACTCGCTCGATCAGTGATGCACGCGCAGACTAGTCTCGCGAGAATTTCTGAATCGCAAGATTCTGAACATTCTCCAGGATCGACTATACGGCGTATAAGCGAATCTGAGCCCGTTGCTAAAACAGGTCCAGgtgaaaataaagataaagaaaCTGGTGATCAGAGTGAAAACAAAATTCCAGAAATTCATTGCGCCTCATTGGAAAATTTGGCTAATGTAGGCAATCCTCAACCCGAGAGGAAGATATCCGACTCATGCCCCACTTCACCTGTCGTTGTGCGAACTGATAATCTCCTAAAATTACCAGGAGACGTGAGCTATTATGGTTCAGTTTCGTCTGCATTATCAGCTGAGAGTTCAGATATGTATTCTACTTCAGATGAAGAAGAAGACAGCTATGGCATGAAATCTGACACGATAAGTTCTGTTGTAAAGTCTGTCTTGAGACATGACGTGGATTCCGAGTTCATAGCACAAATGGAACGGAAGCTAACAGGTCTAAATACATCTTCTTTTGAAAAAGAGGATAGCAACGTATCTTCTAACGTAGAAGCACAGGAAAATAGTCAGAAAGAGAGCCATGATGTTGATGATCACAGCGCCATAGATGACAAGTGTGTATCAACAAAGTCTCAAAATCATCATCACTTTTTTAAAATCCCAAATCCCTTCGCCCATAGGAAGCTTTCTAGTAGCTTTAGTGCACCTTCATCGCCAGTCGATAAGAAAGGCTTCGTGTATCGCTCCTCAAGGCGGATAAAGCGACAGCTTTCGAAAATTTCGAAAAGCAACATGATAAAAAGCTTATCACATTATTCCCTGTTGCCGAGGAAGAAACATCTAGATCCGAAACCTCCAATGAGTCAACCTGGATCTGGTTCCGATGTTACTTCCCGAGCACCTAGCGATACCGTGTTGGGAACACATTTCCTTTCCTACACCGACCTGCTTAATCTCGATAAAGATGCGTTAAATTGTAATCGGCTTTGTAAAAGTGACGAATTCGGGACATCCAAGGTATCCATGTACATAGGTTCCGAACCCGTTTCCAGGGCGTCATTGAGTGGTCCTTCGAGCATTTACAGCAAAGATGAACATTTCCGCGAACAGAAATCGTTTAAGAAAGAGAAGCCAGCGATAAAACCCGCGGGGTTAGTTCACACGGCGATGGAGACAATTTTGATCGACAAAGTTCAATCTCTGCTCATACCGACTAGTCCAGACTTCCAGACGGCCGAGAAAAAGTTCTTCGACGACGTGCACGAAAGATTGGAAACGGTCGAAGCAGAAAACAAAGCGAAGGATGCGGCTCACGCAAAAGACAAAAAGGAGAAGAAGTTAATTCGACAAGACAGCGTCCACTCGACCGCGGAATCGGTCGGCTCGCTCAAAATGTCCAAGGAAAGCGCCTCTAACGTCACCGCACGCAAGTTAACCCGCGCGCCGGTCTTGCAGAACTTCCACCCCATCCTTAGCGGCGCGCACTTAGAGACGATCCCGTCCCTGCCCGAGAGCGGCGTAGATAGATCCGAGAGTCTAGACGTAGAGGGCGTAGAGTCGGACACTAACAGTGCTAGCGTGTGTGGTAACTCGCATGCGGCGTGCGATGTTGGCAGGGATAAGTGTGAGAGGGAGAAGGGCGACAGGGAGAAGGAGCGGGACAAGGACAGAGGGTCTCCGCGTCACGCACGTCACGAGTCGTACGGCGGCCGCGAGCCCGCCCCGCCCGCGCACCCCGCCCCGCCCGCACACCCGCACAGCGCCTCGCTGCACTCCACCTCCACGCCGATGGGCATACACCGCCGCTCGTCTGACTCCGACCTTAGTATCACGCCTAAAG GTAGTTCACTGAACGCGTCTCTCGGTAACACAGGCAGTGGTGGGGGAGCGATACTGCGTCCGTCTATGAACAGTAATAATTTGGATATGTTAGAATATCCATTCCTTACAATGACTGAATATCCGCCTGgctttattgtacatattg GTGGCACAGTATGCGCGCGTTCAGTGAAGCTAGTGGACGGCGGCGAGAGCGGGTCGCGCGCGGCGTGGTGGGCGGAGCTGCGCACCGAGCTGCGGGCGCACGCGCGCGCGCTGCGCTGCTCCGCCGTGCTCGCCTACTGCGAGCGGGCGGCCATACG GGAGGACGTGTGCGTACTGTCAGCCTCCGGAACAGCGGCAGTAATCAATTTAGACTGCGATTTCAACACAGACGAGCCTTATGTGTCAT TGAACGGATCGAAAAACACGATAGAAGAGAGTGAGAACGAGGGCTGCAGTATCGCGCACGTGCCGTACTCGCCGGGCTCCGGCCCGTACAGAGCTGAGCTGGCCACGTGCGGGGAGTGTCG GCGCGCTCGAGTACCAACAGTACTATTGGCAACTTGCTCGAAACCAAACCGACTGACTTCGCACGGGAAGGCTGTTACGCTTACTGCTGTtg CTGGCAGAATACGTAGAGCCCCTCCAGCAGCTGAACCAGGCGCTAGAGACATCTCCGACCAGCTTCCCTTTTTGGAGTATGAGCTGCATAAATTATTACTCGCTAAGTTGAGGATGCag GGTGCAAATGCGATATTCTCGTTACAAACCCAAATAGCGATCGGCGAACGCTGTGTAATGGCATTAGCTACGGGCACAGCTGTGCGATTGGCCGCTTTACCGCCACCAGCACCGCCTAGGATCAAG GCAACAGAAAATGACAAGGATGCTTTGGAGATACAAAAGGCCCTGTGGGACGCGTTCACAGCAAATAAGGCAGCTAATGGTTATGATATAG GTGCAATATGCGAGCCGACACGCCCAAACGACGTAGAGAGTGAAGAACCGCCCGCACTCGACCTGTGCGCTGATAAGGACGCTTGCTTACTAGAACTGGATGAGGCTGAAGAT GTAGAAACAGCGAAACTATTAGCGAGTCGGAGAAACAACATGCAAGTGTATACAAACTCTCTCAAACCGTCAACATCGCCATACGCGCAACCCTATGCGTTTATGCag GTATGGCGCACACGTCTAGGGTCAGTGGGTTCGAGTGCAGAGCGTCTAGTGTCGTCCGCGTTAAGTGGAGCGGCCTACAAGTTGAGGAGATTGCAACCAGCTGCTTTGGCCCCGCCTGCTTTTCAATTGGATTTGCCTGAG GACGAAATACAGCTAGTAGTATCAGGCACAGCCCTACCCCTCCATGATCCGTCAAAATCTGAACACACGAACGGTACAGACAAGGAAGTACAGCATGAGGACGATATCTTCGCGTTGGATGAGGAACAGCTCGTGAAGAGCCAGGAGACGGCTGATGAGAGAACTGCTGGACCG AGCGGTCGCGTATCGCTGAGCACGCTGCCGGCGCTGAGCGGCAGCGTGTGCGCGCGGCGCGTGTGCGCACTGCGGCTGCTGTTCGTGCGCGAGACCACCGGCGTGCGCGAGCTCGGCGGGCTGAGCGGCTTCCTGCACACCTTCACTTGCGAG GTGTTGGCAATAGTTCGCGCATATACAGCTGCGTTGGGCGGGAACGCGCTCACTTCCTTCTACGTCACACACCTCATGTTGCAGGATAATGCGCACAAAAATCAG GGTCAATGTCTTCTCTCCGTTGGCGGCGATGTTGTTCATATAACTTACTGA